AAGTCAAGGGTCCTGTTTCGGAAACCGCTCTTCAGGGAGGCCTGTTCGAGGCGCCTTCCCCTGACATTCATGTCCGAGATTGTTGCCGACAGGGCGGATCGCAATGTGCGTGCGATGGCGTCTGCATCGTCGCTTGCGGCTGACAGATTTGCTGCAACCTTGTAGGCCCGTACCTCGCCGGTATGCAGCGAGTCAGCTTCGACATCCATGTCGAGATCAAACGAGTCGGGGGACAACCGGAGGCGGCCTTCCGCCCGGAGGTCGGTATGTACCGAAGGCAGGGCCGGAAACAGGGCGGCAAGGATGTCCGAACGCAGCAAGTGCAACTTTACATCGATTTGTCTTGCTTCCAGGCCGGTTACTGTACGGCTGCCGGCCTGTCGTCCAGCACCTGCGGGTTCTATTTTTGGCGCTGCCGTACGGTACGGTTTCGATGTCTCATACGCTGCCGATCGGGCGATGGCCTCGCCCCAATGTCGCACGAGTCGTATGACCGGCTCCAGTGCTACATCCCCCGTTATTTTCAATGCCGCCATGTCTCCATCCAGCACAACCTGAGGTTCCCCGGAGTCTCCCGTATTGTTCTGACGGATCGACAGCGAGGAGCGGTGGGCCGGGATAGTGCGTTGAGTCGTTCCCATCGACATGACGGATGGATCGAACGCCACCTCCATATCCCCTTCGAAACTCGTCCACGATACGCCGCTTCCTTCCACCGTGAATCGGGTATTGAGTGACGAAGAAAGGGAGTCGTTGCGGAGGATATTTGCAATATCGAATCGGGTCGTGGCGCCTTCCATGCGGTAATGGAAAGGGGCCGAATCCAGGTCGGCCCGGAAAGAAGCATCCAGCGATCCGCTGCGCTCTGCCGCATGAAGGGTTCCCTCGAAGGCATGCCGCGTGCCGGATACCACTGCACGGAGCGTATCAAATCGCCCGTAGGCGGTATTCGAGCGGGTCAACTCCAGTTCTGCTTCCCCGGCCAGTTCGGGGAGAGAGGGGCCATCCCCATGTAATGTGATGCGCCCCGTGAGATCGCTTGCCAGATTCGGTTTCCTGAATACGCGACCGGGGTCTACATCGGTGAGGTCCAGCGCGCCGTCTACAGAGAACGTGCGCTCGTTGCGCGTAATCCGGGCGTCTCCCTCGATGGTGCCGGCATCGCTTTCGACCGCAAATTCGTGCACTCCTTGCCACCGGGGCGCAGTTTCTCCTCTGCGAAAATGCGCCGTCCCTTTTGCATAGCCCGTGAAGGCGATGCGGCCAAGGTGTTCAAAGGACGGGATGGCAATAGTGTGCCGGAGTGGACGTATATCCTGCCAGTGCATTTGCCCTTCCCGTACCGCCAGTTCGTAATCCAGCGAGTCCGGTAAGCCGAAGACGGTTCCTTCGATTGCCAGTGCAGAGGAGTTTTTTTCGAGAGAGAGGCGCTCAATCATCAGCGCCTCGACAGGACCCCGCACTCTTGCGGCAGCCGTAACGGTTTCCATGGAGGGCAGAGCCGGGAATACCCTGCTCCATTCTCCGGAGTGGATGGTACTGCGGTCGAGGTGAATATCCAGGACAGGGGAAGAAACATGGCCGGAAAGCGTATCGGGTGTCGATATCGAACCGTTCAAATACAGGTTGCTCTCCGTCGTGCGAAGGTTGACTTCGCGCAGCGCGATATTGTTTTCCTGTGCGGTCAGTTGCCCGTGCAGCAGGGCGATTTCCATATCCGGATCAATAAGCCGGGCCTTGAAATCGAGCGCCTCAACGTTTTTTGTTTCCGGTGTTATGTCGATCGCCAGCCGGGCGTCGATATTTTCCATCGAGGCATTACCCCAGTCGAACAAAACCTCCGAAGAGGAAGGAAATGCCGATCGGGTCCGGATGCTTCCCTCTACGATGTGTACGAGGCTGGACCGCAAAGACCAGGGGTTCGTGTCCGACCGGGACGTATCAGTAACAGACCGGAAAACCTCTGTAATATTCCAGGCGCCCGATTCATCCCTTTGCAGGGTGATACGCGGGCGAACGAGCGTGACATGCCCCGTCGAGATGGTGCGGCCGACCAGGGAGCGCCATGTAGGGTGCAGGACCACTGAATCGATGCGGGCGATCGGGTTTCCGGCGGCATCCCGTACGACGACTTGTTGGGCGGTGAGTCGTCCGGGCACGCTGCCCGACAAACTGCCGATCTCCAGGTTTCCCTCCAGCGAGCGGTTGATCAGGCGCTCTGCTCCAATGCGCAGTGTTTCTCTACCTTGTTCGGTGCGCGCCAGAGCAAAGAATGCCAGCACTCCAAACAGCACTGCGCCCAAGGCGAACTGCAGGAGACTGCCGGAGAAGCGTATGACTCGGCGGGAGGACAAGGTGCAGGGAAGGTTTGCCAGGAATAAGTACGCAGGCGTACCGAAATAGTGCCTGCGTACGAAGCGCGTTGTACGCCTGTACAAATATTCCCTGGTTCAGCCGATGGCTTCCTGAACGAACGCCCAGGCCTTCTCCACCAGGGTGGAAGGTATATCTCCGGTTACGAAGGCATGGCCGATTCGGTCAAGCAGCACCAGCCGCACGTTGCCCCTGCGCACCTTTTTGTCAAGCTTCATGGTGTCCATGAGATCCGCTATCGAAAGAGAAGCGAGTCCGGGAGGTACCGGAATACGCCGGACGATACGATCGGCTCGCTCGGCGTCGAAGCCTGGTGTGGTGTGTTCGGAAACGTACAAGGCTGCCCGCATACCCGCAGCTACGGCTTCCCCGTGCGTGTATACTCCGTATCCGGCTACTTTTTCGATGGCGTGCGCGAACGTATGACCGAAATTCAGAATGGTTCGCAGCCCGGTTTCGAATTCGTCTTCATCCACGATGCGCACTTTCACGCCCGCGGCGTGAGGAACGATGCGTTCCACGACCGGCTCGTTGCGACCAAACAACGCATCTATCTGCGTTTCCAACGCTGTAAAGAGTGTGTCGTCGGCAATAAGGCCGTGCTTGATCACTTCCGCAAGGCCGCTGGTCCACTCACGCGTTGGGAGGGATTTCAGTAAAGCCGGATCCGTCAGGATCCCGGCAGGGCGGTAGAATGCGCCGATCAGGTTCTTTCCGGTTTCATGATTGATGCCGGTTTTGCCTCCAATAGAGCTGTCCACTTGTGCGATCAGTGTGGTGGGGACCTGAAAGAACGGAATGCCGCGCAGGAGGGTGGCCGCTGCAAAACCGGCGAGGTCGCCTATGACACCCCCTCCGAGGGCTACAAGGGGCGTACTTCGCTCGATGCCCCATGCCAGCGCTCGGTCGCAGATTTCTGCGAGTCGATGCTGCGACTTGCTTTCTTCGCCAGGCGGCAGTACGATGAGGAGCGGTTCGAATTCGTTCCGTGCAAGGTGGTTACATACGGCATCGCCATAGAGCGCCGCCACATGTTCGTCCGTCACTACGAGACACCGGTCAGCCTCCACGCCGCCAGTGCGTATGACTGCAGGCAACGTGTCCAGGGGAGCGAAAGAGATGGGTATGGGCATGGTCGTCGTATGCATGGGACGGTGCGGACGGGTCCGCCGGGAGGCGCAATATAGCGTTTAGGAACATAAGGGGTGGACGGGGAACCGTGTGCAGCCGTTGCGATAAGAAATACAGGCACTGCGTATTTTATGGAACAGGGAGGGTGGCATGATGATCGCAAGACTTGTTGTAACGCTAACGGTTCTGGTTCCGCTTGTTGCAGGTTGCAGTGCGTCGAAAGACGTGGCCCAGGGGGACGAGGCAGTGGCGGATTCGCTTCGCTACGGCAAGGCTGTTTATGTACTCATCGACGGCAGGGACGCGGGTACCGTTCCCAAGACCATTCGTTTGTACCGTAGTTACGGTACGCGGGAGGTTTCCCTTTTTCAGCGGGGCAAGGAGATCCGCAAGTACGAAATAGGTATTGCCGCGACCGCGGCCGGCGAGCAGGCCCGTATGGGATTCTGGAGCAACCGTTCGGCGGAGGGGGAGACCTACGATGTGCGTACACTACCGAACAAGGACGAGGTCTACCTGATTCCCTTCTCCGAAGCGCCCATGCGGATCGAAGACCACCAGTATGGGCTAACTATGCTGATTCGGCAGTAGGCGGACCTCGAACCGTCTCCCGGCGCTCTGACTTATTCCTCTTGCGCCTGCGGCTTTTTCAGCGCAGTGATTCCGGCGCCTCCATTCGGGGCGCGCAGCCGGACGATAAAGGCCTTGCCCGCCTCTATATTATCGTAAACCGCCTCGAATTCCTTAAGGTTGCGGACTTCCTTCCGATCGATTTCCGAAATGACGGCGCCCTGGCGGAGGTTTGCTTCACGAGCCGCATAACTCGTTGGGTCTATATCCGTAACGATCACACCATCGATCGTTTCCTCTTCGAAACCCGCTTCGCGAGCCAGATCGGGGGTAACGTTGCCCAGCGTGATGCCCAGTTCGTCCATCAGGCGGTTTCCGATCGTTTCCGGCGCATCCTCGTTCCCGGCCAGGGTCGATTCACCGTTCTCCCAGCCTCCGAGTTTGATGCGGAAGATTTTCTGCTCCCCG
This Bacteroidetes bacterium SB0662_bin_6 DNA region includes the following protein-coding sequences:
- the aroB gene encoding 3-dehydroquinate synthase, producing the protein MHTTTMPIPISFAPLDTLPAVIRTGGVEADRCLVVTDEHVAALYGDAVCNHLARNEFEPLLIVLPPGEESKSQHRLAEICDRALAWGIERSTPLVALGGGVIGDLAGFAAATLLRGIPFFQVPTTLIAQVDSSIGGKTGINHETGKNLIGAFYRPAGILTDPALLKSLPTREWTSGLAEVIKHGLIADDTLFTALETQIDALFGRNEPVVERIVPHAAGVKVRIVDEDEFETGLRTILNFGHTFAHAIEKVAGYGVYTHGEAVAAGMRAALYVSEHTTPGFDAERADRIVRRIPVPPGLASLSIADLMDTMKLDKKVRRGNVRLVLLDRIGHAFVTGDIPSTLVEKAWAFVQEAIG